One genomic region from Deinococcus sp. JMULE3 encodes:
- a CDS encoding PRTRC system protein B — translation MPFQVTYPPSPAELMPQPLLPTLALLIYERATQHGSQVLLRKHAVRQDERACTLGPAQALTRADVNDLTRLLASQGLQRTRPTTLAVGLQCVAWWRPPGLRPMLFDAKYAQSRSVARLSGIPVPHPGLVFVATPGTLKVYAVTGDGLPTDDTPLMHAPYWNMFPGGQLCRGTTRYPDSCTPAAQDDWETAFFQSVFTGPSRTDRYMNWGKSYEELLDAALAAGTFPEQVLIPAGLTLAQALS, via the coding sequence ATGCCCTTCCAGGTCACGTACCCGCCCAGCCCCGCCGAGCTCATGCCCCAGCCCCTCCTGCCCACCCTCGCTCTGCTGATCTACGAGCGCGCCACTCAGCACGGCAGCCAGGTCCTCCTGCGCAAGCACGCCGTGCGGCAGGACGAGAGGGCGTGCACGCTCGGACCCGCCCAGGCGCTCACCCGGGCCGACGTCAACGACCTCACGCGCCTCCTCGCTAGTCAGGGCCTGCAGCGCACCCGCCCCACGACCCTCGCGGTCGGCCTCCAGTGCGTCGCCTGGTGGCGGCCGCCCGGCCTACGCCCCATGCTCTTCGACGCAAAGTACGCCCAGTCGAGGAGCGTCGCGCGCCTGTCCGGCATTCCGGTCCCTCACCCAGGTCTGGTCTTCGTCGCCACGCCCGGTACGCTCAAGGTGTACGCCGTCACCGGGGACGGGCTCCCCACGGACGACACGCCCCTGATGCACGCCCCGTACTGGAACATGTTCCCCGGCGGGCAGCTGTGCCGCGGCACCACCCGCTACCCCGACTCGTGCACCCCTGCCGCGCAGGACGATTGGGAGACCGCGTTCTTCCAGTCCGTGTTTACCGGCCCCAGCCGCACTGACCGGTACATGAACTGGGGCAAGAGCTACGAGGAACTCCTCGACGCGGCCCTCGCCGCCGGGACGTTCCCCGAACAGGTCCTCATTCCCGCTGGACTGACCCTCGCCCAGGCCCTGAGCTGA